Sequence from the Paenibacillus tundrae genome:
ACATTGCTAGTGTAATGGCATCAAGCAAGGAGGATTTCCCACTTCCCGTAGGTCCGAAAATACCGAATAACCCTGTCTCTGTCAGCACGGTAAAATCAATCTCCTGCGTGTCACGATAACTCTGTAAACCAGCCACTTTTAACGAAATCGGCTTCATTTGGCCTCAGCCTCCTCACGAACACCTGGCTCGTCCTCATCGACAAGCTCCAGGAATAGCTGTACAAGCTTCTCTTCAGGCTCTGCCCCACCGGTCTGCCGCTGATAGAACTTTCGGAATAATTCATGCACAGGCAGCTCAGAGCGTTGCTCTAACAGACCCGCAGCAGCCATCTCGGGATACACCGGACGGATGTGAATAATACCGTCATGGGCTCTTCGAAGCTGCTGGATTTCTTTTAAAGACATGGCATCCTCTAGCCATACTTCCATATCTACAAAGGCCTGGGCATCTCGGCCTTCCTCTAACCAACGATGAACCTCAGCAAGCCCTCCTCGCGCCTTCCAGCGAACAAGGGGACGACCACAGGTTAGCAGCACTTCTTCCACATGTGGAACACCACCAGGTGCTAGATCCACCATCGTCACCGATTTACTCTGTCCTGCTTCTGAGAAGCTGTAGGCTAATGGCGAACCGCTATAACGAATAATACCGTCTCCCTTTACCGCCTGTGCACGATGCAGATGTCCGAGTGCTGTATATTGCGCACCTACAGACAGCGCTGAAGGATCTACAGTGTAAGCACCACCAACCTGAATCGGACGTTCGGAATCACTTTCTACACCGCCAAGCACATAGATATGGCTCATGGCTAGATTCACTGTATCCGGTTGGAATGATGCTGCCAGATGCTGCATCAGCATCCCTACACGCCGGCTATACGCTTGACGAAGTACATTCTCATCCCCATCCGTTGTCAGTAGTTCGTTCAATCTAGCTTCAGATGGATAAGGTAACGCCGCAATGTTTGCCGTCTCACCTGTACGCTTTGCATGAAAGGTCACCGCTTCCGCAGTAGGCATTCCTACAAGGGTGATACCCTGTCTATTCACAAGCGGAGTTACCGATGCAACCCGTTCGGGCTGATCATGGTTTCCCGCAATGACCACAAGTGGTCTGCCCCGCTCGGTAAGCCTTGCGGCTGCTTCATAGAATAATTGCTCCGCAGAAGCTGGAGGGTTTACTGAATCATACACATCGCCAGCCATTAGAATAGCATCCGCCTGCTGATCATCTGCTAGTTTGACAAGCTCATCAATAAAGTCTTCCTGTTCTCGCAGACGGCTCCGACCTTCGAGTGTTTTCCCCAAATGCCAGTCTCCTGTATGCAAAATACGCATTGTCCGTTCGTCCCCTCTCCCAAGAACATTTCAAAGTACTGCCCATGAATCCATCTCATAACTCACTAAACCTGATGTATGTAACGAGATATAGACTAATAAACTCTTTTGATCTATATCTCGTCCTAATTAAGGTAGCTCAAGCTATTTTAAATGAATCCTTATATTAACATTTCACTGCATGTCCACCATCAAAGAAATAAAGCCACCTGTGGTCAACCTTACGTCCCAAAATATCCTCAATTGCCCGGCTATATAACTCTAGCTGGAAACGATAGTTTGCAGTTAAATCGTTTAACCCTTGTGCATCATTCCAGACACGATCCGTTTTATAATCTAGCAGCACAAGTTTGCCCTCCACCTCATAGAGGCAGTCTATAATCCCTTGAACCAATACCGTCTCATCTACCAGTGATGCCTGAAGTCCTTCGCCTTCATCTACTGTCTGCATCCCCTCATGTGGCGTTATATCACGCAACCACTCAGCAGGAGAATGATGTGCAGGCAATCCGTAAATAAATGGAATCTCCCGTTTTACCCAATCTGCGCGCACAAGTTCCAATCCAGGCTCAGTATCAAAAAAAGCAACGAGTTGCGTAGCATCAATGACCTCTCCCTGATGTGGCAACAGAATCTGTAGTTGTAGCAACCGCGCGATCGTACTTTCCACAACCTCGACGTCAACCCTTGTTCCATCCATCGGAAGATGCTGCATCAATGTATGATACACCGTTCCTCTTTCTGCACCTGTTAGCTTTTTCTCTTCCATGAATTTAGGACGACGCAAATGCAATTTGAAGGACGAATCCGGATCATGGCTTCTACTGTTATCAGGCTGCACTACTAGATTCAACTTCTCATTCGACGGATCATCTGTATGCGAAGTATTATTCTCAATTCGTCTTGCCATCTCTTCCATTACCTGTAGTGGCTGGTATTCCTGTTTGGCGAGCAATGTCTTAAGCTCAGACACGGATGTGCTTGCCGCAACCTGCGTTGCCGCTGTGTGTGGATATGCCCAGGATAATCGTTGATTGACTTGCTCCATAAGCGAGACATCTGTTTGCCCATCTTCAGTAACTTCATCACGATGACCGTTATCTTGCTGAGCTAATTCTAACAAGTCAGCAGCTTCATCGCTTCTCTCTTCAGAAATACGTAACTGAACAGGCTGTACTGCTTGCAACGCAGCAATTCGTTCCTTCCGAACTTCTGACATCGCTTCTTCCTCGTCCTTGAGATGTCCATGAACCATGTCCCGTGAAACCTGATCTGCAGAAACCACGGTGATATTCCAGCGCGACTCGTCGTCCATTAAGCAAGATGAATAGGAATCACTTCCTCCAGCCAATTCACGAAGGGAAGCCGCTGCTGGGTGACGAATAAGGGACGGGCCGATCCAGTCCAAATAATTACGTCCCGCTGCAAGTAAGTAGTCTGGCAATAACAACTCCGAACTGTCCTTCACCTGTGACCAAGCGGCTGCCTTTTTGGCAACATCCTTCACTGTTCCTATGAGAATCATTTTCTCCTTTGGACGTGTGAGCGCCACGTACAGCACCCTCATCTCCTCGGCTAACAGCTCAAATTGAGCCCGGCGGCGAATCGCTAGATTTGCAAGTGTCGGGTACGCAACACGGTTCTCTTGATCCACGAACCTTGGGCCGAATCCAAGCTCCTTATGCATGAGAAAAGGTGCGTTCAGATCCTGCTGATTGAACATTTTGGATATCCCCGCCACAAAGACTACTGGGAATTCCAGTCCTTTACTTCGATGAATGGTCATAATCCTTACTTCGTTGTCTTGCTCAGCAGCACCGCCGACTGTTCCTAAATCTCCACCATTCTCACGCAGTCTAGAGACATACGTCAAAAAGCGGAACAAACCTCGATTCGCAGTTGCTTCCTCATATTGACGCGCCCGATCATATAACGCCTTAAGATTACTCTGACGCTGCATGCCACCGGGGAGACCACCTACCCAGTCCAAGTACCCCGTCTCTCTGTAAATCCGCCAGATTAATTCACTCAGACTGCCTTGACGAGCCTCTAATCGCCATTGCTTCAATTGACGTGCAAACTGAATCAATTTTTGCTGTAATGTCACACCCTCATCAGGCTGAACGGCATTGTCCTCATCACTTACAAGATTGACCAGTCCCGCCCAGTGAGCCGCATCAACATCACTGCTGGATTGTCGCATGTCATCTACACGATCTAACTCAGCAGTAACCGCCGTCTCTCGTCGTGCCTGCTCCAGCTCTGTCCACGCATCAGGCCAATTCATCTGAACGGCTTGATCGTCACGATTTTCTTGCATGCGCTTCTGGTCTAAGCTGTGGTCATGCCCTGAATGATCTAGTTCTCCTGTAGCCAACACTACAGCATCATAGAAGGATTGAGTTTTATCCCCGAGACGAATCTGTGCCAGTTCCTCTTCGTCTAGACCAACAATCGGTGACCGTAGAACCGCAGCAAGAGGAATATCCTGTCTTGGGTTATCGACAATCTGAAGCAGGGACAACATCACTTCCACTTCGATTGCCTGAAAATACCCTTTGCTCTGCTCACCACCAGCAGGAATGCCTTGTTGCCTAAACTCTTCAATCATAAGCGGCGCCCACATTTGAGCAGAACGCAACAAAATGACAATGTCACCGTACCTTGCCGGTCGCATCGTTTTCAGCGCTTTATCATACACCTGCAATGCAGGCTGATCTGCATCGCCCACAATCTCTCGAATACGTCTAGCCATTGCTCGTGCTTCCAGTTGAGCAGTCTCTAACTCAGCGCTCTCCAGTTCAGCAGTAGCCAGTGTATCTCCCTGCTCCTCTGTGCTTTCAGACAGATCAGGCCCACCGCCTTGACGATCAATTAATATGACCTCAGGTGTATACGCCTCATCTCTTTCCGTCTCTGACGGGAACGATGCTCCATAAGCAAGCTGTGCTCGTTCATCATACGCAATCTCCGCCACACCTTCGTTCATAATCTGCCGGAAGAGCATATTGACCGAATGAACAACTTCTTCACGGCTTCGAAAGTTACGCGCTAGATCAATACGTCTGCCCGTGTGCTCGCTGGAGTCTTCGTCCTGATCCAGTACAGCACTTGAAGCATATTGACGGTATTTGTTAAGAAACAGCCCCGGCTCGGCCAGACGAAAACGATAAATACTCTGTTTTACATCACCAACCATAAATCGATTACCAGGATTTTCTCTTGAAATTAGTCTTACGATATCTTCCTGTACAGTATTGGTATCCTGATATTCATCCAGTAACACTTCATCAAAACGTGCACGAAATTCCATTGCTGCATCTGAAGGCATGGACACAGCTGGCGTAGAATCCTCATGACGCAAAATTTGAAGACAGTAATGCTCCAGATCGCTAAAATCAACCTGCCCACGCTCCTGCTTCGCCTGCTGGTATCGTTCTCCAAACTCACTGACGAGTTTAGATAACTCGTGCATCAGTGGGGCAGCCTGCTCTAATTCCTGCCAGAACGAAAAGGCAGTTCTCCCGAACAATGATCCTTTCAGATCAGTTACTGCTTTTTTGGCTGCTTCGCGAAGATCCTTAACTTGCTCTTGAAGCCCTGGGTCTGTCTGATCTTTCTTACAAGGCTTGAGCTTGCCAAATGCGGCTGATTGAAAGACGTCTGGCAACTTGTCCCATGGCATGATCTGAACGGCAGAACGAAGCTCCTCTACCATCACCAGATCTTCCTTGAGCGTATCCGCATAAGGTGCCGGCCCTTCTGGCTGCATAGCAATTTCAATCCCTTGGCGCAACACCCCAGCGGCACCACTTAACGTAAGTGAGGCATCACGTAAAATACTCTGTACCCAGACCGTACGTCCTAGCGCCTCTACACT
This genomic interval carries:
- a CDS encoding exonuclease SbcCD subunit D; the protein is MRILHTGDWHLGKTLEGRSRLREQEDFIDELVKLADDQQADAILMAGDVYDSVNPPASAEQLFYEAAARLTERGRPLVVIAGNHDQPERVASVTPLVNRQGITLVGMPTAEAVTFHAKRTGETANIAALPYPSEARLNELLTTDGDENVLRQAYSRRVGMLMQHLAASFQPDTVNLAMSHIYVLGGVESDSERPIQVGGAYTVDPSALSVGAQYTALGHLHRAQAVKGDGIIRYSGSPLAYSFSEAGQSKSVTMVDLAPGGVPHVEEVLLTCGRPLVRWKARGGLAEVHRWLEEGRDAQAFVDMEVWLEDAMSLKEIQQLRRAHDGIIHIRPVYPEMAAAGLLEQRSELPVHELFRKFYQRQTGGAEPEEKLVQLFLELVDEDEPGVREEAEAK
- the addA gene encoding helicase-exonuclease AddAB subunit AddA; amino-acid sequence: MTNMPKPEGSFWSDDQWSAISQSGEDILVAAAAGSGKTAVLVERIIRKIADPSQGFSVDRLLVATFTKAAAAEMKQRIREALERALEDQPGEEHLRKQLSLLGRASITTLHSFCMEVIRRYYQQIPLNPAFRILNENEAEMMRQELLEQLFEEKYGEQDEGSTFRKLVDWFSGERNDDAMHRLVQRLYDFSRSHSWPDHWLAEMASAFQVESVEALGRTVWVQSILRDASLTLSGAAGVLRQGIEIAMQPEGPAPYADTLKEDLVMVEELRSAVQIMPWDKLPDVFQSAAFGKLKPCKKDQTDPGLQEQVKDLREAAKKAVTDLKGSLFGRTAFSFWQELEQAAPLMHELSKLVSEFGERYQQAKQERGQVDFSDLEHYCLQILRHEDSTPAVSMPSDAAMEFRARFDEVLLDEYQDTNTVQEDIVRLISRENPGNRFMVGDVKQSIYRFRLAEPGLFLNKYRQYASSAVLDQDEDSSEHTGRRIDLARNFRSREEVVHSVNMLFRQIMNEGVAEIAYDERAQLAYGASFPSETERDEAYTPEVILIDRQGGGPDLSESTEEQGDTLATAELESAELETAQLEARAMARRIREIVGDADQPALQVYDKALKTMRPARYGDIVILLRSAQMWAPLMIEEFRQQGIPAGGEQSKGYFQAIEVEVMLSLLQIVDNPRQDIPLAAVLRSPIVGLDEEELAQIRLGDKTQSFYDAVVLATGELDHSGHDHSLDQKRMQENRDDQAVQMNWPDAWTELEQARRETAVTAELDRVDDMRQSSSDVDAAHWAGLVNLVSDEDNAVQPDEGVTLQQKLIQFARQLKQWRLEARQGSLSELIWRIYRETGYLDWVGGLPGGMQRQSNLKALYDRARQYEEATANRGLFRFLTYVSRLRENGGDLGTVGGAAEQDNEVRIMTIHRSKGLEFPVVFVAGISKMFNQQDLNAPFLMHKELGFGPRFVDQENRVAYPTLANLAIRRRAQFELLAEEMRVLYVALTRPKEKMILIGTVKDVAKKAAAWSQVKDSSELLLPDYLLAAGRNYLDWIGPSLIRHPAAASLRELAGGSDSYSSCLMDDESRWNITVVSADQVSRDMVHGHLKDEEEAMSEVRKERIAALQAVQPVQLRISEERSDEAADLLELAQQDNGHRDEVTEDGQTDVSLMEQVNQRLSWAYPHTAATQVAASTSVSELKTLLAKQEYQPLQVMEEMARRIENNTSHTDDPSNEKLNLVVQPDNSRSHDPDSSFKLHLRRPKFMEEKKLTGAERGTVYHTLMQHLPMDGTRVDVEVVESTIARLLQLQILLPHQGEVIDATQLVAFFDTEPGLELVRADWVKREIPFIYGLPAHHSPAEWLRDITPHEGMQTVDEGEGLQASLVDETVLVQGIIDCLYEVEGKLVLLDYKTDRVWNDAQGLNDLTANYRFQLELYSRAIEDILGRKVDHRWLYFFDGGHAVKC